In Cryptomeria japonica chromosome 10, Sugi_1.0, whole genome shotgun sequence, a genomic segment contains:
- the LOC131046558 gene encoding uncharacterized protein LOC131046558 — MSSQGTSQDNMEIHSHSENDSEYEPENEGGDHGADPGAQSSSMASAAASTGCPSELLAPYARGHFDPKSPLKQFASQISVQGTASHSSGGTRKWKCNICDREWFGSISRVNAHFLFWRGKGVKHCKFLEEPKNIQYRIEFNRLWGVPDDTNISMPTTLSARASLHDSRNVPVPHTYHASQAGGMMFGSPSTSTSTVARTGKRKLHTPQSNPIADMFNVQLRDEIDESIGNFFFANGIPFHVSRSPYYRKMIDMVAKGGPSYVPPGETKMRTSILDKSYSKINILMEKMKACWVALGCSIVMDGWTNISHRPLINIMVTCAEGPYFLRAVDCTGHRKDADFQFQVLREAIEEVGPQNVVQIVTDAAYVCRAAGRLVEAAYRHIWWTPCCVHAMNNALKDMGKIDWIRGVVTDARDVQMFICNHHISHALFRTFVKKEFLKPVETRYASYFILLERMIELQEALQLMVMTNEWNRWAEAKTEQGRRVKEIVKSDVFWTDTKYIVSIISPVFQVIRYGDGDAPNLGEVYECIDSMLGQMRAAVRVKDPSLAFYNEQIRPIIQSRWDKLNTPLHMAAFALNPKWYKARPGRTTPIEDDEVKAGFFRCIEKMFDSRDAGTIRTEWGRFATLRGYSDAAKMDIDIMAQEDPLLWWKCHGPKSLTTTLAIRLLSQVSSSSAAERNWSTYSFIHSLKRNRLTSKRAEKLVAVHSALRLIDRKTLMYKESPAARWDVEPEEPSQIDEDDPTTSDAGLVGVSLRDLDPQESSSSSEEEFADD, encoded by the coding sequence atgagctcccaaggcacgaGTCAAGataacatggaaatccattctcatagtgagaatgattcagaatatgaacctgaaaatgaggggggtgaccatggggctgatcctggagcccaatctagttctatggcaagtgcagcagctagtacaggttgcccttcagagttgttggcaccatatgctaggggtcattttgatcctaagtctcctctaaaacagtttgcttcacaaatatcagtacaaggcactgcatcacattcaagtgggggaacaaggaagtggaagtgcaatatttgtgacagagaatggttcggtagcattagcagggtgaatgcacactttctattttggagaggaaaaggcgtgaaacattgtaagtttttggaggaacccaaaaatatacagtacagaattgagtttaacaggctttggggggttccagatgacacaaatatttcaatgcctactactttgtctgctagggcatcacttcacgacagccggaatgtgccagtgccacatacttatcatgcttcgcaggcgggaggaatgatgtttggatctccatctacttccacttctactgTTGCCAGGACTGGGAAACGTAAGTTGcatacaccacagagcaaccccattgctgatatgtttaatgtgcagctgagagatgagatagatgaatccattggcaatttcttctttgccaatggcattccatttcatgtttcacggtctccttattataggaagatgatagatatggtggccaagggaggaccatcttatgtgccaccaggggagacgaaaatgaggacctcgatcttggataaaagctattccaagatcaatattttgatggagaagatgaaggcatgttgggtggcattggggtgcagcatagttatggatgggtggacgaacattagccatcgtccactcatcaacatcatggtcacatgtgcagagggcccatacttccttagagcagttgattgtacagggcatcgtaaagatgctgatttccagtttcaggtcctcagggaggctattgaggaggttgggccacaaaatgtggtccaaataGTGacagatgcagcatatgtgtgtagagcagcagggagactcgttgaggcagcctatagacacatttggtggaccccatgttgtgtgcatgccatgaacaatgcactcaaggacatggggaagattgactggattagaggagtggtcaccgatgcgagagatgtgcagatgtttatctgcaaccaccacatttCACATGCACTATTCAGGACCTTCGtgaagaaggagttcttgaaaccagttgagactagatatgcatcctatttcattctcttggagagaatgattgagttgcaagaggcattgcaactcatggttatgactaatgagtggaataggtgggctgaggccaagacagagcaggggagaagggtgaaggagatagtgaagagtgatgtgttttggactgatacgaaatacattgtctccatcatttctccagtattccaggtgatcagatatggggatggggatgcacctaaccttggagaggtgtatgagtgcattgactctatgcttggccagatgagggctgctgtgcgagtgaaggacccctctctagcattctacaatgagcaaatccggcctatcattcagagtagatgggacaagttgaacactcctttgcatatggctgcctttgccttgaatcctaagtggtacaaggctagaccgggtagaacgacaccgattgaggatgatgaggtgaaggcaggtttctttaggtgcatagagaagatgtttgattccagagatgccggtACAAtacgcactgagtggggaagatttgccactcttagaggttattcagatgcagcaaagatggatatagacattatggcacaggaggacccacttttgtggtggaaatgtcatggcccgaaatctttgaccaccactctagccatccgtctgctatcccaggtttccagttcttcagctgctgagaggaactggtctacatatagcttcatccactctcttaagaggaacagacttacctctaagagagcagagaagcttgtggctgtacatagtgctttgcgtctcattgaccgcaagacacttatgtacaaggagagtccagcggcacgatgggatgtagagccagaggagccttcacagattgatgaggatgatcctaccacttcagatgcagggctagttggtgtgagcttgagggaccttgatcctcaggagtccagtagttccagtgaggaggagtttgcagatgattag